The following is a genomic window from Garra rufa chromosome 4, GarRuf1.0, whole genome shotgun sequence.
TTTTgccattaaaattgttttaaatgtctgaaatgttGATGGTAGTTGGTAGCTTGATATGAAAATGTGGGAAATAAACAGCGGTGCTGACGTCTCGGATAAACTCCACTTTTGTTCCTTTAGCCCCACTTGGCCCAAGATATTCAAAAGATAATTCATATGTGAGAttgatgaatgataggcaaatgtatttattttctacCCGATATACCATTATTAGGCCGACCTCAAGAACCAGCTGTTAACAATCTGTTCAATAATGACATGGACCATTTTTACTGTGACTGACTAAATAACAAAATTTTAGTCGACTAAGCCTCTTCTCGCAGACTAacattcagtaaactattaagGGGGCAGCACTGGTCCAGTGAATGTGACGGCTGTCACTAGACTttattttgcatatttcatcATCACATCAGAGCAAGTTAGACCACATGCAAAACTTTTATTAAACTATTTCATATGAAAAATGTTACTCAATCCTAGCGGTGCACcttaacatttacatattaaatgagacacaagtctacaaatgctgtttttaaatcagagctgaactttaagaaaaaaattaagctgaaattctttcaaaaaagaaagctgCAGGAGGGCAAACGGAGCAGAAAAACACCTGCGAAAGGTAAATGAATTGAGAAGATGTACAGGACAGTTCATAGAGTAGTCCAgatttgagaatgaaaaccaacctgtttgttcctcagtatcttcatgtttgactctgaatgtttcttcaatcttcatgtcttcactctcctctttaataaacgccatctttataatagtgtcacgtggatctcagttgctccaccaggagttttttttgtttggaaacgttgccctgtttaagatgagagtaattaacagaaatataaaaaaagaaaataaataaatctctgtgtgcgtctcaatcagctctagttcagtagtcagtgcactagtaagggaatcagagtgatagttaatggacttaaatgatttGATTTCACAAACACTCAAACCTTTTACCTTACTATTtcattttgattaacatttaatgattagtatattacatttaatcaaTTACACACTTTAAAAATTGCTAttgtattaaaaagttttcattaCAACAACCAAACATTTGCAGTTGTTTGTCAAAGTTATAATTtctcatgtttgagtttgttctctttgtatttccactgttttgagccccaggtctctcagcgagcggcgattcgaaacagtgaatcattttgtgaatcaactgactcaattgactcggagtttgtaattcgtgtttctgatctgaatcactaacaaCAGAGAGAAATCAGCCGctgtgtggatgcgctttactcacaaaataacgttcattattagatcaaatattacaatattacatgCAATAATTATACAGTTTAAATCGCctgtaaaccatataaaatagaCTGAACGCGCATGAATTTTTAacactttaaatgattaaaactaCAGACCTTCCTTCAACTGAAAGCGaacactgatgcaggagcgcgccgcagccttatgacgtcacatcaccagatcaaaaataaaagtcctgttcacgcgcttctgttACAATCCAAAGAGTGCACTGATATttacagggaaacacatatgaaCTATAAAACTTATGCCAATGGTATTAAGAGGTTTTTTCTTGGTGaaatacacattaaaatataggctatataaagaattaaatgataaaaatattattttacaaaaatttacaaatggtgatatttataattttaattatttatttattaattattgtatttttccgaaatgcattcattcattctttcatttattcatttatgtatttctgACAATATTCATGTCCACAATTgtttctttccatgttcatttaatatttacttaatttcgtatttatttctgcattatgtctacatttatttacttatttactaagacatttatttatttagacctttCTTTGTCAGCAAGGGTGAAGCTCTGAGGCCACAGTGTGAcccaccaaaaatgttttttttttttttttttttttttgtaccaaaAATgctaagataaagataaagataaatgactgataatgtaaagCATGTGAATGATATGCTAAACTCACTTCCTAAGAGTGTTTTTACCCCTTCCAAAACAACCCCCTTTCAGAAATTTGGGGCATCTGAATCCTCAAACATGCAATTAACATGAtatgaaacatttataaaaaaaacatttatattttcatttcaaaggagAAGAAACAAATGACTTCAGTAAGTTCCCAGTTCAGCCGACTACTGAAGCCCAAGCTGAGCTGCAGTGGAGATTCGACTACTACAGCAAAGCAGATCTGGCTTCATACCTCCATACCTAAAGTTTGTTGTACTGAAGACAGTGAGTTGTGTGATTGTAATATGCAACTGTGAACATGGgcatatcataaaaaaaaaaaaaaaacagttattgcaCACTTTCTTGtacaattaaaaattataaacGTGGACTGACAAATTCAGATCATCAATGAAATGGCAATAAATGTCTGCAGGGCCCTTTTTGAATGGAGAAATATCATGACAACAATgttgaaaaactgatttaaactgAAGTGTAAAAAAATTGACAATGTATGTTCCaattttattacacttttgtCTATTAAAATTACTCTTATTGTGTTTTAAGTACTTTTTTAAAAGTCATCAATTTATTGAAtaaactagattttaaaagattttACCTTTATTGTGGATATTTCTATATGTCTATTAATTATTCAACAAGACTTTACAGATAGAAGTGGAGAAGTATCAAAATGAACTGAGTGATCGAGAAAACTGCATGTTAGATGAATCTGATCAGGAAGCAGGACCAATCTGAAAAACAGAGATGTCAGCATTCATTCAAATGCTAGTGTaacagggatggaaattaacttttttgtccactggccagtgtggctggtggatttcaaaatctatcagccactaaatgtttttaaccgacaatgtgtagctgcatgtgaaaattaatactacaagatcttctatacttgagcagtttatttaatctcaagtctcaataaaatactgacattttcaccgaaattttctatcatgatacagagctatcttcacaactacacaacttatagcccacatactataacagcctagatattttatgtagcctaatttgggcgcattggggagtcgctctctaagcgcagggtattaaagttgcttttgaatgcgcgttttacttttggtttcgtttttactatagcgcgaaactctTGGCGGCGTAGagcgtgcattctaaaatacaagagattacttaacaaaacaatttgggtggacaccaacgggatttttaaaagcgtgtccccagtggaagtttcgcccctgtgtgagtggaactctgccgctgagttatcatctgatgtgaatgaatgccgcgttgtacagtatattgagaaagacgcgccatgaattgcatctgacagaatgtgcgctgtagcacgaaatacaatatatttcttcaaaaacaGATTGTAAAGTtattttaacagacctcttaacgcctgtgatgtattgccacatttttttgaaggtgtgcccaaagagtatagaagtaccaAGAGGCGAAACTCAATAGAACGCTCCATAGCAACAGTTCCGCCCATGACATAACTGTGCTGCCGCCATTTTGGACTGACACCTGCACAAAACGCCGTAGAATAATACGAGCCAGTCGCGCTTAACCAACTTACAATGACCTATGTAAagtttgtatatatatgtatttatatctaaattaaatattatatacagGTCCCCTTCACCAATTGACTAGACTGTTTCATACTGCTTACTGTTTACCAAGTAAACCGATACAATTACTGCAAACCCTTTACTTACCCATATCTatgttctattgtattttttcCATTGTTAAGTTAAAAAACTTAATGTAGTGAAATAACCAGATTTGATGTTTTGTAGTGATAGAGTCAGACACACTCAAGTTTATTTAttcacaatgtattttttttaattaaaaaatatatttataaagaaATGGTACACATTCATAAAAAACTGTTCAAATTTATCACAAAATATGAACACCTAGCAACCATTGTCTCAAGGACTCCCAACTATTGTGAGGTCTCTGTAATTTGTCATGCATTAGGTCAGACCTGGGCATTTTACGGCCCCCGGGCCATACACGGCCCTCTCGATATCCTTGACCGGCCCGCGTGAAGTAATTGGTTAATTAAAATTCAAACGAAAATGGGCCGTGCCATGACCAGTTCTGATAAAGAGagtcaatggaaatcttattttgcTATTTGACCGCAAAATAACCCATAAACACGCAACCGCGctgcttttattttgtttgtgtgaCCGTATGCGCACCCTCACACAAATGTGTTCGCGATCAGAGTATGTGAGCGCAGAGgtatgattttgaatggagggagcggcggatttttgaaaagtcggagcgtcgtggttttcacttgcTCCAATagtcaagagcgctccaccaccgctctatcatgagtacaattcatgccaacggtccgtaatataactgcatattaagtagggatgtcacaatactcaatataatatcGAACCGTTCAGTACGACATTCAAGGTTCAATACGCGCTTGTGAATTGCGGTTTTTCGGTTTtgcatctaaatatcttccttccttttattcctcttggaatttgctgtatgtttgcTCACAATTTCATGTGCTGaaatgagaaaacgcttcccctcttatatttgaaaaaaataacgcaacacgcagagcaacttccattctaatgacatgcaatCATAAGCCTTTCaaaacctgttgtccaacaaaagttataaaaacaagttacaaaaacattataacttgtttttaattcacaacatcagtcgagcgtttgaaataacttccttatgttgtgatcagatgtggattctcatcacagaatgaGGTTGACAATTCAGCAATTCTATACTCATATTCAATGTATGTCGATTagcaatggcttatgaaaatacccgagatggcttgaagaacacagataaaccattattgcagacgagtgtttattgtccttagatttcatcattcaaaacgtttaccgttatatcttgtttttaataagttactgcaatagcgatgcttttatccatattagagaagctggaacggaacgttattagcgctacttctttgatgcatgtgtgttttgttttgtttttgcacaagggcgccctctggcatccagtatgaatgaaacccattctattttgcgtaaaaatcaaaaaaagtatacctctctcaaaagaaaaattaagcagacacatactaaaccacactttatctagtgtgcagaggtttacaggagtattttgttaatttgttccaaaaaaaTCACACTGAAGTGGCAAGATATATACCGAGGTACGTATTGAATCGTGGgctaactgtattgttgcatccctaataTTAAGCAGGAATACgtatgttaaacatatttagctttatagagatggatcactcaaatcagaaataatgtgaaggctatgatgacggcaatggatATGAgcagtaaattatagttcacaaggaattagtttgttccttttAGATACTAAATATTTTCAGGTGACAGCATCATTTAAACAGGTAGGCCTACAGAACAAAAGCAGCAAGGACTTTTTACAAAGCTTTATATATTGAGGGATGCAGTAATCAAAACCAGCGTTGTGATATCCCACAAAATCGTGAAAAAAGTAAGCCATTCTCAGGTAAAACAATCAAACACTGGGGGCACTTATTGCTTTTTATATGAAGTATATCATATACTTCATATAAAAAGCAATAAGTGCCCCCAGTGTTTTACTTGTGTGTATGTGATGCtggtctttaaaacacaaattgttGTATAAAGTTAATAGTTTTTGAAACAAAAATTTGCATTTCCAGAATTAAGTGCACTTGTTCAAGCCTAACACAGGCTAGATTTCTCttattgagcaaaaaaaaaaacaacaacactgggGCATTACTTGCTTTTTTATAAAAAGttgatgttgtgatgctggttttTGAAATGCATATACTTGCATCTTTGTTTAAAGTTGCTAGTATTTTACACttcaaaatacaattttcaaactgtttttatgaatgtttATTAAATTGGGATGCATTTGTGTGCTCCAAATTTTCAGTCTCACTGTAGTgtttcatttattctttttttattaagagAAATAAAGGCAAAACTGAGTTGTGTATTGGTTCGGCCCTCAAAAACTGGCCACGTTTCTAATGTGGCCCCTTGAGAAAAATAATTGCCCACCCCTGGTCtaaatgcatgattttttttcttttttgcagatTTGTTGGAGTCACAGTCATTGTTTCTTGTCAAGATCAGTCATTCCCCAGCACCCGCTTCATTCTTTCCAACAGGGTTCCAGTTCATATTCAGCTGCAAAAACACACTTTGAATGATGCTGTCTATGGCTTCGGCAGCAAGGGACGCACATAGCTGACCACATCATTGAAGCAGAACGGCAAATAGCTGGGAACTTCTTCCCCAGGGAAAGCCACAAGCTGGTCACCCTGACGATTGATGTGCTCGTAGAGGACCCAGACACCACCTTTCACTTTGTGGGAGGAAGCGATGTCGCTGAAATCGATTTCTTGAAGATTGGTTTCTTGGTGTAGGGTCACTTTCCTTCCTTGATAGTTGATGTGCTCAAACAACGTGATCTCAGGGTTGTCCAGGTCATCTGTGATCATCCTGAGGGAAGAAAACTTTTCTTTGTCTTCAAGGGTAGCATACTCTCCTTCCTCAAACACCCGCTGCTTTCCAGTGAAATTCTTCCCATAATATGCTACCCATGGTGCGCCGATGACTTTTACGGACGAGATGGCGTCATTGAAGCCCTTTTCTTCTAAGTTGTGGACACTGTTCTTGAATTCAGCTGTTCTGCCCTCAAAGCCTTCTTTGCTAAAAACAATGATCTTGCTCATTTTGAATGATGACTGGAGGACAGAGAGGCTGGAGAAGACAAGTGTTTCTGAAGGAGCTTCCAGAGAGAGTGAGTGACTTGGTGCACAGAGTTGCCTTTTAAAGCACAAATACACCAAAATGGGTGTTGACAAAGTTATGAAATATCTCATCCTTTTTCCAGTTAACCAGGAGGAGTCTCTAAAGAATATGAGTTTCTTGTCAATTCTCAATGAAAAACAAATGACACCTTTTTTCCAGGCAATCTACAAAGAAATCTACAATGAAAATTGCGTCAGTATTTCATCACCCAAGATAAAAGCACAGTCATTTACAAGAACGTTGCCATTTAAAAGATTTTAAGGTAATCAACCAATTCAATGTGATTTGATGTTTAAATCCTGTATAAAAGAAGTGCACACATATTTATAAAGTGTACTTATTGtagaaataatatactttaatgAACACATATTTTCGCAGCGTAAGTACTTTGTATTTGTTATTCATTTCAAATGTATCACATTTTAAAGTTATATTAACTGCAATAAGTCAAACTTCTGAGTGATATTTTAAACATCTTTCTTTGTACTTTCGTAATTGCTTCTAGTGTCTTTATAATATGGTTAAAGTCAATAAACTGACAAACAATTCACGTGAGCTCACATATACTTTAATATCAGTAAACAACACAATTCAGTGTGAATTAAACGTTTTCAGCCACCTTAATGCACATTATGTGTAATTGATTTCAaatatattacagtttaaaattacTTTTGAGTGATATTTTTAAACCACTTAAGTGGGACTTAAGTATATTATGTAAATGTGCACTTCTGAAAAAGCAATTCATgtgaattaaaatatttcaatgtCATTTGCATGTATACTATTCTATAATAATtcaatatttttctatttatatcTCTAGCAATAAAGATGCAATTTAGTAATTtaaagttttgtttaaaaaaattcttaaagatGAGAAGAAATGGAAAACCCtctacatttattaatataacaatctttaaaacaaatacacaaaaaacccCTTTGCTGATGCACAAGAAAGAACCCAACACTGTACACAACACTGTTTCAACACTACAAGTctgaaaaacaatataaaataattttgtccttacatacaaaaaataaatactctCGCCATCACAGAAATCATCATTCTGTATGATGCATTTTCCTCTTTGGGGACCAAAtcggtattactatccttgtagAGTCATTTGGTCCCCATAAGATTTAggattaacacacacacacacacacacatgttgggtttacatgttttatggggacattccataggcgtaatggttttcatactgtacaaaccgtactttctatcaccctacacctaccctacacctaaacctagccctcacaggagattgtgcacacttttacttcatcaaaaaaaaactcattgtgcatgatttataagcctgtttcctcatggggacctgagaaatgtccccacaaggtcaaaatctactggtattccttgtggggacatttggtccccacaacgtgatgaataccaggtacacacacacacacacacacacacacacacacacacacacacacacacacacacacacacacacacacacacaaatacaacacaaacaaatacaacacaaacaaacaaacaaaaaaaatcaagaaaagtAGCATTCCATTTACAACAAATGGGaccttattttaaaacatcaccaaACTGTGTTACTTGTACCCCCGGTtcatagacaaggcttaagccccAGACTAAACTGTAATTCTGAGCTACGGCAGGGTGTAAATAAATTTTGGGCTGCAGCTGTGTCTATTGCTTTCACTCAGCTGAACCATTTATAATGACTGGATATGttttatgacaatttttttttttttttccctagatTGTTCTAATTCATTGTGCAGTTAGACCAAAGACTCAGTCATGACTCATTCGCTGAACTCATTTTTTACAGTACAGTATAGCctagtttaaaggtgccatagaatggaaaactgaatttaccttggcatagttaaataataacagttcagtacatggacatgacataccatgagtctcaaacaccattgtttcctccttcttatataaatctagtgtttgcaaaagaccacagaaaaataggtcaattccaataTAACaacgactgttacgaaactttcctgagagcgttaatagttacgcctccaacatttgcatcgcccaatcatcactaacgtcagcacatcagtaaaacaaggcgagtcactcaagggacacggttagcttaatgctagcgctagcctgttagaTTGCAATCAGGTGTGGACTGGCCGTCTGGACGTTCTGGAGAATACCAGAACGGCCGC
Proteins encoded in this region:
- the LOC141332966 gene encoding epidermal differentiation-specific protein-like; the protein is MSKIIVFSKEGFEGRTAEFKNSVHNLEEKGFNDAISSVKVIGAPWVAYYGKNFTGKQRVFEEGEYATLEDKEKFSSLRMITDDLDNPEITLFEHINYQGRKVTLHQETNLQEIDFSDIASSHKVKGGVWVLYEHINRQGDQLVAFPGEEVPSYLPFCFNDVVSYVRPLLPKP